One Gimesia aquarii DNA segment encodes these proteins:
- a CDS encoding HYExAFE family protein — protein MVLRRNHYDAAFEEYLRASKAPYVAVDEKRRALVQDSSIKSLDFIVYANQGPNLLIDVKGRTEIFADHNKKRRWENWATIEDIRGLQQWQQLFGEGFRSGFVFAYELPIDSFSNNLERLFAFKERLYAFYLVMIDEYCLKMRPRSRSWQTVFLHQQDFHEVRQPVDALIRV, from the coding sequence ATGGTCCTACGCAGAAACCATTATGACGCCGCTTTTGAAGAATACTTACGTGCGTCAAAGGCTCCATATGTAGCCGTTGACGAAAAACGCAGAGCATTGGTTCAAGACTCATCGATTAAGTCTCTAGATTTTATTGTTTATGCGAACCAGGGGCCAAATCTATTAATCGACGTCAAAGGGAGAACCGAAATTTTTGCAGATCATAATAAAAAACGCCGCTGGGAAAACTGGGCCACAATTGAAGACATTCGGGGGCTTCAACAATGGCAGCAACTTTTTGGTGAGGGTTTTCGTTCTGGTTTTGTTTTTGCTTATGAGCTCCCTATTGATTCTTTTTCCAATAATCTGGAAAGACTTTTTGCTTTTAAAGAACGTCTTTATGCCTTCTATCTAGTTATGATAGATGAATATTGCCTAAAAATGAGACCGCGATCACGTAGCTGGCAGACTGTTTTTCTTCATCAGCAGGACTTTCACGAAGTGCGACAACCTGTAGATGCGCTCATTCGAGTCTGA
- a CDS encoding beta-ketoacyl-[acyl-carrier-protein] synthase family protein: MRPKSSDIERSPRKVVITGIGLITPYGVGRESSWQKLLTGHSSTRLLDDLSKQLNQPVVGGVIPDRQLSSTSVSSKHPFLKEPSITLALRATEEAILDAGLNLDEMSKDSIGCVIGSSKGGMASFAQASELRRMAPATEQQVPDSFWLQCFPNAASHSVAAHFDLQGAALTPVSACATGVSSVMRAAELIRDGVCDTVFAGSADASLLPTVLGSFQRMGVLAKDIQRPKEACKPYDCRRNGFVVGEGAGILVLESLEHALNRNVIPYAEWLTGTCGSDSTHLMQFDPAAESLAKLISRLLRQTSVSPSEIDYINLHGTGTQINDLYETRALHTAMGSFSKRISCSSLKGGMGHLLGAAGSVELGFTLLAMRDNLVPPTINLKEPDPRCDLNYTPFTAESKEIKTALKLSFGFGGHLVAGIVRKWDHS; encoded by the coding sequence ATGCGACCAAAGTCATCGGATATTGAGCGTTCTCCCCGTAAGGTCGTGATTACAGGTATCGGTTTAATTACTCCCTATGGAGTTGGACGGGAATCATCTTGGCAAAAACTTCTCACAGGTCACTCCTCAACACGTCTGCTAGATGATTTATCAAAGCAGCTTAACCAACCAGTCGTCGGTGGCGTCATTCCGGATCGCCAACTCTCATCCACTTCAGTTTCAAGTAAGCACCCGTTTCTAAAGGAACCTTCCATTACCTTGGCACTAAGGGCCACAGAAGAAGCAATCCTTGACGCTGGCTTAAATCTGGATGAGATGTCTAAAGATTCAATCGGGTGTGTCATCGGGTCTAGCAAAGGGGGGATGGCCAGTTTTGCACAAGCATCTGAATTAAGACGCATGGCCCCAGCAACGGAACAGCAAGTCCCGGATTCATTCTGGTTGCAGTGCTTTCCCAATGCAGCCAGCCACTCTGTCGCAGCTCACTTTGATCTGCAAGGGGCCGCCTTAACACCTGTTTCGGCATGTGCTACCGGGGTTTCGAGTGTGATGAGAGCAGCTGAATTAATACGTGATGGTGTCTGCGATACGGTTTTTGCTGGAAGTGCAGATGCTTCCCTGTTACCGACAGTATTAGGTTCATTTCAGCGTATGGGAGTCTTAGCCAAAGACATTCAAAGACCCAAAGAAGCTTGTAAGCCCTATGATTGTAGACGAAATGGATTTGTCGTCGGCGAAGGTGCAGGAATCCTCGTACTGGAATCGCTGGAACATGCGTTAAATCGAAACGTCATTCCTTATGCTGAATGGTTAACCGGAACTTGTGGTTCCGACTCGACCCATTTGATGCAATTTGACCCTGCAGCGGAAAGCCTCGCAAAACTGATTTCTAGACTGCTACGACAAACCAGCGTATCTCCATCTGAAATCGACTACATCAACTTGCATGGTACAGGAACTCAGATCAACGACCTCTATGAAACACGTGCGCTTCATACTGCGATGGGTTCTTTCTCTAAGAGGATTAGTTGTTCCAGCCTTAAAGGCGGAATGGGACATTTACTGGGGGCTGCGGGAAGTGTGGAGTTAGGATTCACATTGTTAGCAATGCGTGACAATCTCGTCCCTCCAACAATTAATTTAAAAGAACCTGATCCACGGTGTGATCTGAATTATACACCATTCACAGCTGAGTCTAAAGAAATTAAGACCGCGCTGAAACTCTCCTTCGGTTTCGGAGGACATCTGGTTGCAGGCATCGTAAGGAAATGGGATCATTCCTAA
- a CDS encoding HD-GYP domain-containing protein encodes MVLGTTDSLKKLSNFSKHSGVWELDLQIDAKIELAISNMKRISELTGLTMFCFDSKTGMILDKTSTQALPFFPEDVLNEIKNVDGLTLTESTNGVSHFIFPLIEDDFHKITAAGFVFSKEKRKLTEMVLAAVEREWAIEELDSWIELQRVLDIKSLHALLSLAILHIEEEQQLGDLNEEVDNLSECLDETFEEISLLHEVAQHLKISESPEQLGTLCLDRIGNLIEAETNVIWFEGQECTSQFMADSKVDFDELNLARLVAQFDGHNWNQPLVINQVESSLLSLEFPELKNLVLVPISDGTNSYGWILSCNLIKSDEYGTIQASLLNSIASFLGTHLRNVDLYAQQEELTLSFVKSFISTLDAKDPYTRGHSERVALIAQQLAKRLGYTGEFLQDIYLSGLLHDIGKIGVDDGILRKEGKLTDKEFAQIQKHPMIGYKILSGIKKLQNILPGVRNHHEQIDGLGYPDKLKGNDIPLMARIIAVADAYDAMGSDRPYRNGMPLEKLESIFKQGKGFQWDPDVIEAYFEIREEIIRLSQKYNDDTSSLDELCLN; translated from the coding sequence ATGGTTTTAGGAACGACTGATTCATTAAAGAAGTTATCTAACTTCAGCAAACATAGTGGTGTCTGGGAGCTCGACTTGCAAATCGACGCAAAGATTGAGCTAGCTATCAGCAATATGAAGCGAATTTCAGAGCTAACCGGTCTGACGATGTTCTGTTTTGATTCAAAAACGGGGATGATTTTGGACAAAACAAGCACCCAGGCTCTCCCTTTCTTTCCTGAAGATGTTTTGAACGAAATCAAAAATGTGGATGGGTTAACGCTGACTGAAAGTACGAATGGAGTTTCTCATTTTATTTTTCCATTGATTGAAGATGATTTTCATAAAATTACAGCCGCTGGTTTTGTCTTTTCTAAAGAAAAACGCAAGCTAACTGAAATGGTATTAGCGGCTGTTGAAAGAGAATGGGCTATCGAAGAATTAGATTCCTGGATCGAATTGCAAAGGGTCCTGGACATTAAATCGTTACATGCTCTGCTAAGCCTTGCGATCCTTCATATTGAAGAGGAACAACAGCTTGGTGATTTGAATGAGGAAGTCGATAATCTGTCAGAATGTCTGGATGAGACATTCGAGGAAATCAGCCTGTTACACGAAGTGGCACAGCATTTAAAAATATCTGAAAGTCCAGAACAACTGGGAACACTATGTTTGGATCGAATCGGAAATTTGATCGAAGCAGAGACCAACGTGATCTGGTTTGAAGGGCAAGAGTGCACGTCTCAATTTATGGCAGACAGTAAAGTCGATTTTGATGAGTTAAATTTAGCGCGCCTTGTTGCTCAGTTTGACGGTCATAATTGGAATCAACCATTGGTGATCAATCAGGTAGAAAGTTCATTGCTTTCACTTGAGTTTCCAGAACTCAAAAACCTGGTTTTAGTACCCATTTCAGATGGTACCAACTCATACGGTTGGATTTTAAGTTGTAATTTGATCAAAAGTGATGAATATGGGACGATCCAGGCCAGTCTTTTAAATTCGATTGCATCGTTTTTAGGAACCCACTTGAGGAACGTCGATCTCTATGCTCAACAGGAAGAGCTGACGTTGAGCTTTGTTAAATCCTTCATTTCAACATTGGATGCCAAAGATCCTTATACGAGAGGTCATAGTGAGCGAGTTGCTTTAATTGCACAGCAATTAGCGAAACGTTTGGGATACACTGGTGAATTTTTGCAGGATATCTATCTCTCTGGTTTATTGCACGATATCGGTAAAATTGGAGTTGATGATGGAATTCTTCGTAAGGAAGGGAAACTGACAGATAAAGAATTCGCTCAAATTCAAAAACATCCCATGATTGGTTACAAAATCTTATCAGGGATCAAAAAATTACAGAATATTTTGCCAGGTGTTCGAAATCATCATGAGCAAATCGATGGACTTGGATATCCAGACAAATTGAAAGGTAATGACATTCCGTTGATGGCGCGTATCATTGCTGTCGCGGATGCTTATGATGCAATGGGCAGTGACCGCCCTTACCGAAATGGAATGCCTCTGGAAAAACTTGAATCGATTTTCAAACAAGGTAAAGGGTTTCAATGGGACCCAGATGTAATTGAGGCCTATTTTGAGATTCGGGAGGAGATCATCCGCCTTTCACAAAAGTATAACGATGATACTTCAAGTCTGGATGAACTGTGCCTCAATTGA
- a CDS encoding M50 family metallopeptidase produces the protein MSRSNPLHWSFPIGTWFLTQVRVSIFLPVLLLVFWVHYSLGLGIALFSILFLSVFLHEMGHVVACRMTGGEGDQIILWPLGGLVSCNPAHATTAQILTILGGPIVNLLLCAITIPAVIWSGELSQSLNPFQLPGIDLDNNLGQAVLLMIFNINWLLLLINLIPMLPLDGGKILQIILSRRFDETVVHMVLFNVSFWIGGLGMVIGLCSLAVWVVFFSALLLMLNLLEFSTVSNQDSYDDSTFGYDFSQGYTSLERSSGQLGEKKIGFFQQWRKKRKLQKELREREKNLNAEKQLDSLLHKVHEFGLESLTPKERQQLNQVSARYRKTDSDP, from the coding sequence ATGAGTCGGTCGAACCCATTACATTGGTCATTTCCCATTGGGACTTGGTTTCTAACTCAGGTCCGTGTCAGTATTTTTCTACCTGTTTTACTTCTCGTTTTTTGGGTTCATTACTCATTGGGATTGGGAATTGCGTTATTCAGCATTCTTTTTTTGAGTGTCTTTCTACATGAGATGGGTCACGTCGTGGCCTGCCGAATGACAGGTGGAGAAGGCGATCAGATTATATTATGGCCGTTAGGTGGGCTTGTTTCCTGTAATCCTGCTCATGCTACTACTGCACAAATTCTGACAATTTTGGGTGGTCCGATCGTTAATCTGCTGCTCTGTGCAATTACAATTCCCGCAGTGATCTGGTCAGGTGAACTTTCACAATCTTTAAATCCCTTTCAATTGCCTGGCATTGATCTAGATAATAATCTCGGTCAGGCGGTCCTGTTGATGATATTTAATATTAATTGGCTTCTTTTATTGATTAATTTGATCCCTATGCTTCCTCTAGATGGAGGAAAAATTTTACAGATCATTCTCTCACGCCGCTTTGATGAGACAGTGGTCCATATGGTCCTATTTAACGTGAGCTTCTGGATCGGCGGGCTCGGAATGGTAATCGGCCTTTGCAGCTTGGCTGTGTGGGTCGTCTTTTTTAGTGCATTATTGTTGATGCTTAACTTGTTAGAGTTTTCAACAGTATCCAATCAGGACTCCTACGATGATTCCACCTTTGGTTATGATTTTTCGCAGGGTTATACAAGTTTAGAGCGATCTAGCGGTCAACTGGGGGAGAAAAAGATTGGATTTTTTCAGCAGTGGCGGAAAAAAAGAAAGCTTCAGAAAGAACTTCGTGAACGAGAAAAAAACTTGAACGCTGAAAAGCAACTTGATTCATTACTTCATAAAGTACATGAATTTGGATTGGAGTCATTGACTCCGAAAGAGAGACAGCAGTTAAACCAAGTGAGCGCTCGATATCGCAAGACTGATTCCGATCCTTAA
- a CDS encoding GAF domain-containing protein, producing the protein MQQQIDDILEQIEQAFREKTFAPVLDRIMDFLKARAIGMWRCDNQGQLTQIGFRAVTEMDEHIRKQFTSFTKQVSLDNKGLGIVKAVVERKPAIGTLRGESGLQGSSEWLKKFGAQQSYAVPIFENDQVVGVLAISTTCVHQIGDFEWESLKKIAAGIGEKNFLGMF; encoded by the coding sequence ATGCAACAACAGATTGATGACATACTGGAACAGATCGAGCAAGCATTTCGGGAAAAAACGTTCGCGCCTGTTTTGGATCGAATCATGGACTTTCTCAAAGCAAGGGCCATAGGTATGTGGCGCTGTGATAATCAGGGCCAGCTAACTCAAATAGGGTTTCGAGCAGTAACTGAAATGGATGAACATATACGTAAACAATTTACTTCGTTTACAAAACAAGTTTCGTTAGATAATAAGGGCTTAGGGATTGTAAAAGCGGTAGTTGAGAGAAAACCTGCGATTGGGACATTACGAGGAGAATCTGGACTTCAAGGGTCTTCTGAATGGCTAAAAAAATTTGGAGCACAACAATCATATGCGGTACCAATTTTTGAAAATGATCAAGTTGTTGGAGTACTAGCGATTTCAACTACTTGCGTCCATCAAATTGGAGATTTCGAGTGGGAGAGTTTAAAGAAAATTGCTGCAGGAATTGGTGAGAAAAATTTTTTGGGGATGTTTTAG
- a CDS encoding PleD family two-component system response regulator: MLQASEKSTPRVLVIDDDPLFRNLMVSFLRREYIVSVASDGSEGFYKALEYPPDVAIVDVQMAVWDGLQTLKAFRSHPTLSQTKIIMLTSDASKETVVAAIHGGANDYIIKTSFSKSEFLEKVRKFTQPDGFQGANSPHSSKRPNLASVVVTKQKAEEQPIERRAVNMNPHSVEDQLVELSMDQIEEEQLQEIMEDWD, from the coding sequence ATGCTACAGGCTTCCGAAAAATCAACGCCGCGAGTTTTAGTCATTGACGATGATCCGCTCTTTAGAAATTTAATGGTTTCATTTTTACGGAGAGAGTACATTGTTTCTGTAGCCAGTGATGGTTCTGAGGGATTTTATAAAGCTTTAGAATACCCTCCGGATGTTGCGATCGTTGACGTGCAAATGGCTGTTTGGGATGGGCTACAAACGTTGAAGGCGTTTCGTTCACATCCAACTCTTAGTCAGACAAAAATTATCATGCTGACATCCGATGCAAGTAAGGAAACAGTAGTTGCTGCTATTCATGGTGGAGCAAACGATTACATCATCAAAACCAGTTTTTCCAAGTCAGAGTTTCTGGAAAAAGTGCGAAAATTTACTCAACCTGATGGCTTTCAAGGTGCGAATTCGCCTCATTCTTCTAAGAGACCGAATCTGGCATCAGTAGTTGTGACCAAGCAAAAAGCTGAGGAACAACCAATCGAGCGTCGTGCAGTGAACATGAATCCTCATTCGGTTGAAGATCAATTAGTAGAGCTTTCTATGGATCAAATCGAAGAAGAACAACTGCAAGAAATAATGGAAGATTGGGATTAA